One region of Synechococcus elongatus PCC 11801 genomic DNA includes:
- a CDS encoding CocE/NonD family hydrolase, translated as MNPATIAPASNADRFPVRKETLSFWTRDGIRLDADLYRPQTDEPLPLLLMRQPYGRAIASTVVYAHPRWYAEQGYLVLIQDVRGCGSSTGKFELFAHEAADGAETIAWAQQLPGCNGRVGLYGFSYQGMTQLYAASVAVGAVQAIAPAMLGPDLYHHWATEGGAFRLQLSLAWALQLEGLQAQRRQDHASWQQLRAAGQQLQSEAGIQAAETLLQELAPNSFYFDWQRSPEDDYWHAIAPDLSAIDIPALHIGGWFDPYLNGTIATYQTLKQQTTAPQWLRIGPWAHLPWGRRAGAIDFGAEAISPIDELQVRWFDAWLKDQPERLADEPAIAVFEMGRNQWRSLPDWPTGTLQVWSIASDGLAAMRSDRGRLQLGVSHSPTDDLLVHDPWRPVPNLGGHNGLAAGPQERNAIEERSDILKYRSEPFASGLLICGQPRLYLICESDRPSWDLYVVLSRQTATGLWDFSQGFRRVKQVEAGAGYWVDLQPICQRLSAGDRLCLSVALAAYPAFAVNPGNGDLPTATVPVNAQVITIQVQSAGSFLELPTVAIAVSDESA; from the coding sequence ATGAACCCAGCAACTATCGCTCCAGCTTCTAATGCCGATCGCTTCCCGGTCCGCAAGGAGACGCTGAGCTTCTGGACCAGAGACGGCATCCGCTTGGATGCTGATCTGTACCGACCGCAGACTGATGAGCCGCTGCCGTTGTTGTTGATGCGCCAGCCCTACGGTCGAGCGATCGCCTCTACCGTGGTCTATGCCCATCCGCGCTGGTATGCCGAGCAAGGCTATCTGGTGCTGATTCAGGATGTGCGCGGCTGTGGCAGCTCTACGGGCAAGTTTGAGCTGTTTGCCCACGAAGCGGCAGACGGTGCTGAGACGATCGCTTGGGCGCAGCAGCTCCCAGGCTGTAATGGCCGAGTTGGACTCTACGGCTTTTCCTATCAGGGGATGACTCAGCTCTACGCGGCGAGTGTTGCAGTCGGTGCAGTTCAGGCGATCGCGCCTGCCATGTTGGGGCCGGATCTCTATCACCACTGGGCCACGGAAGGCGGTGCTTTTCGGCTGCAACTGAGTTTGGCTTGGGCCTTACAACTCGAAGGTCTGCAGGCACAGCGGCGGCAGGATCACGCATCTTGGCAACAGTTGCGGGCGGCTGGTCAGCAACTGCAATCAGAAGCAGGGATTCAGGCAGCTGAAACCTTGCTGCAGGAACTCGCTCCCAACTCGTTCTACTTCGATTGGCAGCGATCGCCCGAGGATGACTATTGGCACGCGATCGCACCGGATCTGAGTGCAATCGACATTCCTGCGCTGCATATCGGCGGCTGGTTTGACCCTTACCTCAATGGCACGATCGCGACTTACCAAACACTGAAGCAGCAAACCACGGCTCCCCAATGGCTACGGATTGGCCCTTGGGCGCATTTGCCTTGGGGACGGCGGGCTGGCGCGATCGATTTTGGCGCTGAGGCGATTAGTCCGATCGATGAACTGCAAGTGCGCTGGTTCGATGCTTGGTTGAAGGATCAACCTGAACGCCTCGCAGATGAACCGGCGATCGCAGTCTTTGAAATGGGCCGCAATCAGTGGCGATCGCTGCCCGACTGGCCGACCGGAACGCTGCAAGTCTGGTCGATCGCTAGCGATGGGCTAGCCGCTATGCGTAGCGATCGCGGTCGGCTTCAGCTCGGAGTGAGTCACAGTCCAACTGATGATTTGCTTGTGCATGACCCCTGGCGACCAGTACCCAATCTTGGCGGCCACAATGGCTTAGCAGCAGGGCCACAGGAACGCAACGCGATCGAGGAACGCAGCGACATCCTGAAATATCGGAGTGAGCCTTTCGCTTCAGGCTTGCTGATCTGCGGGCAACCGCGTCTTTACCTAATTTGCGAGAGCGATCGCCCCAGTTGGGATCTCTACGTGGTGCTATCGCGTCAAACGGCCACTGGCCTCTGGGACTTTAGCCAAGGGTTTCGACGGGTTAAGCAAGTGGAAGCTGGTGCAGGTTACTGGGTTGATCTGCAGCCAATCTGCCAGCGTCTCTCAGCAGGCGATCGCCTCTGTCTGAGTGTTGCTCTCGCTGCCTATCCTGCCTTTGCCGTCAATCCAGGCAATGGCGATCTGCCAACCGCAACAGTGCCCGTGAATGCACAGGTGATTACGATCCAAGTCCAGTCAGCAGGAAGCTTTTTGGAGTTACCAACCGTTGCGATCGCTGTCAGCGACGAATCGGCCTGA
- a CDS encoding DUF2808 domain-containing protein produces the protein MRRFSLLLAACLSIAALPSEAVVLRGRTYFDRPPRLIKMVTFFQNVNQYSPEYYVVLNLLPDSGEPLGSVTLQQTEGVDRFFLFRLDATRAYVGEPRRFGAEIPVAETTFDNSRRLLTVRFAQPVAPGQQITIVVRPQVNPDTAGTYLWGITAYPAGEQPSGQFLGFGRINIYEPSNYRSSF, from the coding sequence ATGCGACGGTTTTCCCTGCTACTCGCCGCCTGTTTGAGTATTGCTGCCCTGCCCAGTGAAGCAGTTGTCTTGCGGGGCCGAACCTACTTCGATCGCCCGCCTCGTTTGATCAAAATGGTGACGTTTTTCCAAAACGTTAACCAGTACAGCCCTGAATACTACGTTGTTCTCAATCTTTTACCAGACAGTGGCGAACCTCTGGGCTCAGTGACGCTGCAGCAAACCGAAGGAGTCGATCGCTTCTTCCTCTTCCGGTTGGATGCAACTCGGGCCTATGTCGGTGAACCACGCAGGTTTGGGGCCGAGATCCCAGTCGCAGAGACTACATTTGACAACAGCCGACGCCTGCTCACTGTCCGGTTTGCACAACCTGTAGCTCCCGGCCAGCAGATTACGATCGTTGTCAGGCCCCAAGTGAACCCCGATACCGCAGGGACCTATCTCTGGGGTATCACGGCCTATCCTGCAGGAGAGCAGCCCTCTGGGCAGTTCCTCGGCTTTGGGCGCATCAATATCTATGAACCCAGCAACTATCGCTCCAGCTTCTAA
- a CDS encoding DUF3887 domain-containing protein — protein MNRSLRLGSLGCAAAVLLSAPWHGGTAIASAQTPSAAETIRSFSQLAQRTFTFMEAFRNSNTASILPLLEPQLAKALTPQALRARIREDLTKVGALQGFSISSIDQGPGLDTVTVLLQTPTGQTVLRLLFNQTFQIVGYDLPDLTESPEQVAGDFVQALANKQALEARSLLSPFLKTEIFPQQIEQRWQALQQRTGTFRQIIRIENAGSENGITLLLVEIRFSQATDTLFISLDSDNRITNVDFPESPRTN, from the coding sequence ATGAATCGCTCGTTGCGTCTGGGGTCACTTGGCTGTGCTGCTGCTGTGCTGCTCTCTGCACCGTGGCATGGGGGAACTGCGATCGCCTCTGCCCAAACCCCCTCAGCAGCCGAGACCATTCGTTCGTTCAGTCAACTGGCTCAACGGACTTTTACTTTTATGGAGGCGTTTCGGAACAGCAACACGGCATCTATTCTGCCGCTCCTAGAGCCACAACTGGCAAAAGCGCTTACACCCCAAGCTCTGCGCGCCCGTATACGCGAGGATCTCACCAAGGTTGGGGCGCTGCAGGGGTTCAGCATCAGCAGCATTGACCAAGGCCCTGGTCTCGATACCGTGACCGTGCTGCTGCAAACTCCCACGGGACAGACCGTGCTGCGGTTGCTCTTCAACCAAACCTTTCAAATCGTTGGCTATGACCTGCCGGATCTAACGGAGTCACCAGAGCAAGTTGCCGGCGACTTCGTGCAAGCCTTGGCAAACAAACAAGCCCTTGAAGCACGATCGCTGCTCAGTCCCTTCCTCAAAACTGAGATCTTTCCGCAGCAGATCGAGCAACGCTGGCAAGCCCTGCAACAGCGAACTGGCACCTTCCGGCAAATTATCCGCATTGAGAATGCTGGCTCGGAGAATGGGATTACCCTCCTCCTAGTCGAAATTCGCTTTAGCCAAGCGACGGATACACTCTTCATCTCCCTCGATAGCGACAATCGCATTACAAACGTCGATTTCCCTGAGAGTCCGCGCACAAACTAG
- a CDS encoding methyltransferase domain-containing protein — MLMSPLWLLLALPVSLLAIYLLTPRRYQSSDSVAQAYDSWTQDGILEFYWGEHIHLGHYGNPPRRKDFRAAKADFVHEMVRWGGLDRLPAGTTVLDVGCGIGGSSRILARDYHFDVTGITISPGQVQRARSLTPDGVTAQFKVDDALNLSFPDASFDVVWCIEAGPHMPDKALFAKELLRVLKPGGTLVVADWNQRDARMRSLQGWERWVMRQLLDQWAHPEFASIEGFSELLEATGWVGGTVTTADWTRETLPSWLDSIWQGILRPTGLVRFGLSGLVKSLREVPTLILMRIAFGQGLCRFGMFRATRA; from the coding sequence ATGCTCATGTCTCCTCTTTGGCTGTTGCTGGCGCTGCCGGTTTCCCTGCTAGCGATTTACCTGCTGACTCCTCGCCGCTACCAGTCGTCTGATTCAGTGGCGCAGGCCTACGACAGCTGGACTCAGGACGGCATTCTCGAGTTCTACTGGGGCGAGCACATTCACCTTGGGCACTACGGCAATCCACCGCGTCGCAAAGATTTTCGGGCAGCCAAAGCCGATTTTGTCCATGAGATGGTGCGCTGGGGAGGCCTCGATCGCCTGCCGGCTGGCACGACAGTCTTGGATGTGGGCTGCGGTATCGGGGGCAGCAGCCGCATTCTGGCGCGGGATTACCACTTTGATGTGACCGGCATCACGATTAGTCCGGGTCAAGTTCAGCGGGCGCGATCGCTGACGCCAGACGGGGTAACAGCGCAATTCAAAGTTGATGACGCTCTCAATCTCTCTTTCCCTGATGCCAGCTTTGATGTGGTTTGGTGCATCGAAGCCGGCCCTCATATGCCGGATAAGGCACTGTTTGCCAAAGAGCTGCTACGGGTGCTGAAGCCTGGTGGCACGTTGGTTGTTGCTGACTGGAATCAGCGAGATGCTCGCATGCGATCGCTCCAAGGGTGGGAGCGCTGGGTGATGCGCCAACTTTTGGATCAGTGGGCACACCCCGAATTTGCCAGCATCGAAGGCTTTAGTGAACTACTGGAAGCCACAGGCTGGGTCGGCGGAACCGTGACAACAGCGGATTGGACGCGGGAGACACTGCCCTCTTGGCTCGACTCGATCTGGCAGGGGATTCTCCGCCCGACTGGACTCGTGCGCTTTGGGCTGTCGGGCTTGGTCAAGTCACTGCGAGAAGTCCCGACCTTAATCCTGATGCGGATTGCCTTTGGTCAAGGACTCTGCCGCTTTGGGATGTTCCGCGCCACACGCGCCTAG
- a CDS encoding TMEM165/GDT1 family protein yields MDWQLLGASFLAVFLSELGDKSQVAAVALGGSSRSPRAVFLGTASALVLASLIGVVLGDQIADYIPPQWLKLAAVVGFVVIGLRLLLQGSDQEDLNLEAPANQSTPET; encoded by the coding sequence ATGGATTGGCAGTTACTCGGAGCGAGTTTCCTGGCGGTGTTCCTTTCGGAACTCGGCGATAAAAGTCAGGTGGCCGCAGTTGCGCTCGGTGGCAGTTCGCGATCGCCCCGTGCTGTGTTTCTAGGAACGGCTAGCGCCTTGGTTTTGGCCAGCTTGATCGGTGTGGTGTTGGGCGACCAGATCGCAGACTACATTCCCCCGCAATGGCTAAAGCTTGCGGCTGTCGTTGGTTTTGTTGTGATTGGTCTGCGCTTGCTCTTGCAAGGCTCAGATCAGGAAGATTTGAATTTAGAAGCACCAGCGAATCAATCTACGCCTGAAACCTAG
- a CDS encoding YkgJ family cysteine cluster protein has protein sequence MAQWQCVRQCGACCHLDPRDRPDLDQYLQPDEMALYLSMVGPDGWCINFDHSTRLCNIYEDRPRFCRVQPETFETMFGVPKEDLNDFAIACCEEQIEGVYGDRSLEQIRFRQAVGLTLEEL, from the coding sequence ATGGCCCAATGGCAATGTGTGCGACAGTGTGGTGCCTGCTGTCACCTCGACCCCCGCGATCGCCCCGACCTTGATCAGTATCTTCAACCTGACGAGATGGCGCTCTACCTGAGCATGGTTGGGCCGGATGGCTGGTGCATCAACTTCGACCACAGTACGAGGCTGTGCAACATCTACGAGGATCGGCCCCGATTCTGCCGGGTGCAGCCTGAAACCTTTGAGACGATGTTTGGTGTGCCCAAGGAAGACCTCAACGATTTTGCGATCGCCTGCTGCGAAGAGCAGATTGAGGGCGTCTATGGCGATCGCAGTCTCGAACAAATCCGCTTTCGGCAGGCCGTAGGGCTGACACTAGAGGAGCTCTGA
- a CDS encoding ATP-dependent 6-phosphofructokinase: MAVRKLGVLTSGGDCPGLNAVIRAIAHHAVSNYGWELWGIAYATQGLRQRQAIAIYPHSFDRQGPDPLLCSGGTILGSINRGDTLAQQAEILAGYADLGLDALIGIGGDGSLAILQQLARAGGWQFIGIPKTIDNDVAFTERAIGFDTAIHTVAEALLNLGSTAASHDRIMIAEVMGRQSGHLALHGGIAGGADVILLPEIPYRLPELCHYLQQLRDRWQRRYAVIAIAEGTHHPPEVDRSHAGLGEQLAHAIAAHDARLEARVTVLGHVQRGGQPVASDRLLAAQMGYAAVERIAAGASGEMMAWQGGRVVGVALDSVCLHSPTLVDPHSALVDTAAGLGIFLGDRNLAPWRGSACPTH, translated from the coding sequence ATGGCGGTGCGCAAATTAGGCGTCCTCACCAGTGGTGGCGATTGTCCGGGGCTCAATGCTGTCATTCGAGCGATCGCCCACCACGCTGTCAGTAACTATGGCTGGGAGCTCTGGGGCATTGCCTACGCCACCCAGGGACTGCGTCAGCGCCAAGCGATCGCCATCTACCCCCACAGTTTTGATCGCCAGGGTCCAGACCCCCTGCTCTGCAGTGGCGGTACGATTCTCGGCTCGATCAATCGGGGTGACACCCTTGCCCAGCAGGCGGAAATTCTGGCGGGCTATGCCGATCTCGGTCTTGATGCCCTGATTGGCATTGGCGGTGACGGTAGCCTCGCAATTTTGCAGCAACTCGCGCGAGCCGGCGGCTGGCAGTTCATTGGTATTCCTAAGACGATCGACAACGACGTCGCCTTCACAGAGCGGGCGATCGGCTTTGATACCGCGATTCACACAGTCGCGGAGGCATTGCTGAACTTGGGCAGTACCGCCGCGAGTCACGATCGGATCATGATTGCCGAGGTCATGGGCCGCCAGTCGGGGCATCTTGCCCTCCACGGCGGCATCGCAGGGGGAGCGGATGTCATCCTTTTGCCTGAAATCCCCTATCGCTTGCCAGAACTCTGTCACTACCTTCAGCAACTGCGCGATCGCTGGCAACGCCGCTATGCGGTCATTGCGATCGCTGAGGGAACCCATCACCCTCCAGAGGTGGATCGCAGTCATGCCGGTTTGGGGGAACAACTCGCCCATGCGATCGCGGCGCACGATGCTCGATTGGAAGCCCGAGTTACTGTCCTTGGCCATGTGCAGCGCGGAGGACAACCCGTGGCAAGCGACCGCCTCTTAGCCGCACAAATGGGTTATGCCGCCGTCGAACGGATAGCCGCTGGAGCCAGTGGCGAAATGATGGCTTGGCAAGGCGGACGGGTTGTTGGGGTCGCGCTAGACAGCGTTTGCCTGCACAGCCCTACCCTTGTTGATCCGCACAGCGCACTCGTCGATACGGCTGCAGGACTTGGAATTTTCCTGGGCGATCGCAATCTTGCTCCCTGGCGTGGATCAGCTTGTCCCACCCATTGA
- the psb30 gene encoding photosystem II reaction center protein Ycf12/Psb30 has translation MGFLSSINFEVIFQLTTLALLVIAGPAVIVLLYLRGGDL, from the coding sequence ATGGGTTTCCTGAGCAGCATCAATTTCGAAGTCATTTTTCAGCTGACGACGCTGGCATTGCTTGTGATTGCTGGCCCAGCGGTGATTGTTCTGCTGTACCTCCGTGGTGGCGACCTCTAG
- the purT gene encoding formate-dependent phosphoribosylglycinamide formyltransferase — MTFADRLPRRLMLLGSGELGKEFAIAAQRLGNTVIAVDRYAHAPAMQVADASAVISMLDGEALEAVVQEFQPDLIIPEIEAIRTEKLQEFEDRGLTVIPTARATHFTMNRDRIRDLAAQQLGLRTARYAYASCFEELQAAATAIGYPNVIKPVMSSSGKGQSIVQQPDQLQAAWEYAIAGSRGDSQKVILEEFIPFELEITLLTIRQWQGPTLFCPPIGHRQERGDYQESWQPAPLSAELLAQAQAIAAQVTEALGGAGLFGVEFFVTQDEVIFSELSPRPHDTGMVTLISQNLNEFELHLRAVLGLPIPTIELLGPSASRVILAEDSGDRPSYTGVATALQEPLVDLRLFGKPDMRPQRRMGVALARDASVEAARAKADRAAAQVTVQPS; from the coding sequence ATGACTTTTGCCGATCGCCTACCGCGTCGTCTCATGTTGCTGGGTTCTGGTGAGCTGGGCAAGGAATTTGCGATCGCCGCTCAACGGTTGGGCAATACCGTCATTGCCGTCGATCGTTATGCCCATGCACCAGCGATGCAGGTCGCTGATGCCAGCGCAGTAATTTCTATGCTAGATGGCGAGGCCCTGGAAGCGGTGGTTCAAGAGTTCCAGCCGGACTTGATCATTCCGGAAATTGAAGCGATCCGCACCGAGAAACTGCAGGAGTTTGAAGACCGTGGACTAACGGTGATTCCCACGGCGAGAGCCACTCACTTCACCATGAACCGCGATCGCATTCGCGATTTGGCAGCTCAGCAGCTCGGTCTCCGCACCGCCCGTTATGCCTATGCCAGCTGCTTCGAAGAACTGCAAGCCGCAGCAACAGCGATCGGCTACCCAAATGTGATCAAGCCGGTCATGTCTTCCTCGGGCAAGGGCCAGTCGATCGTCCAGCAACCCGATCAACTCCAAGCCGCTTGGGAGTATGCGATTGCGGGTTCTCGTGGCGATAGCCAAAAGGTCATCCTCGAAGAGTTCATTCCCTTTGAGCTGGAAATCACGCTGTTGACGATCCGCCAGTGGCAAGGTCCCACTCTTTTCTGTCCACCAATTGGCCACCGACAAGAACGAGGCGATTACCAAGAATCCTGGCAGCCCGCCCCTCTCAGCGCTGAGTTATTGGCGCAAGCCCAAGCGATCGCGGCTCAAGTTACGGAGGCGTTGGGCGGAGCTGGATTATTTGGAGTCGAGTTTTTTGTCACTCAAGATGAGGTGATCTTCTCGGAACTATCGCCCCGTCCCCACGACACAGGTATGGTCACGCTCATCTCACAAAATCTGAATGAGTTTGAGCTGCATCTGCGCGCTGTGCTCGGACTACCGATTCCGACCATTGAGCTGCTAGGGCCGTCAGCCAGTCGGGTGATTCTGGCGGAAGACAGTGGCGATCGCCCCAGTTATACCGGCGTGGCAACAGCACTCCAAGAGCCCTTGGTGGACCTCCGGCTGTTTGGCAAACCCGATATGCGACCTCAGCGACGGATGGGGGTTGCGCTGGCGAGAGACGCAAGTGTCGAAGCAGCCCGTGCAAAGGCCGATCGCGCTGCTGCGCAGGTCACAGTTCAGCCCAGCTAA
- a CDS encoding TMEM165/GDT1 family protein, with product MAAPSPDLETPQAPAASSGRSSAWSVFVSTFLTIFLAELGDKTQVTTLLMTVESHRPWIVFTGAATALISTSLLGVLLGRWLAQHIAPRTLDIAAGVTLLVIAAALGWDLWQHWS from the coding sequence GTGGCCGCTCCTTCCCCTGACCTTGAGACCCCACAAGCTCCGGCAGCGAGTTCAGGTCGGTCTTCTGCTTGGAGTGTCTTTGTCTCGACCTTTCTGACCATTTTTCTGGCGGAGCTGGGCGATAAGACGCAAGTCACAACGCTGCTGATGACTGTGGAATCGCATCGACCGTGGATTGTCTTCACCGGTGCGGCCACGGCACTGATCAGTACGAGTCTGCTGGGGGTGTTGTTAGGGCGCTGGTTGGCACAGCACATCGCCCCGCGCACCTTGGATATTGCTGCCGGTGTCACGCTGTTGGTGATTGCGGCGGCATTGGGTTGGGACCTCTGGCAACACTGGAGCTAA
- a CDS encoding valine--tRNA ligase, with product MTTNASQLQTQYSPAATEVRWQKLWEESSAFKANSQSSAEPYCIVIPPPNVTGSLHMGHAFEASLIDVLIRFQRMRGKNALWLPGTDHASIAVQTILDRQLKEEGLSRYDLGREKFLERAWQWKAESGGTIVGQLRRLGVSVDWSRERFTMDEGLSQAVLEAFIQLYEEGLIYRGQYLVNWCPASQSAVSDLEVEMKEVDGSLWHLRYPLSDASGFLEVATTRPETMLGDTAVAVNPNDDRYQHLIGKTLTLPLVGRQIPIIADAWVESDFGTGCVKVTPAHDPNDFAMGQRHQLPLITVMNKDGTMNENAGEFEGLDRFEARKAVVAALDNAGFLVKVEDYRHSVPISDRGKVPVEPLLSTQWFVKIEPLAQRALEALNGEEGPRFVPERWTKVYRDWLENLRDWCISRQLWWGHQIPAWYAVSETHGVVTDSTPFVVARSAEEAQQKAIAQFGADVVLQQDEDVLDTWFSSGLWPFSTLGWPNQTEDLETFYPTSTLVTGFDIIFFWVARMTMMAGHFTGKMPFKDVYIHGLVRDENNKKMSKSAGNGIDPLILIDRYGTDALRYALIREVVGAGQDIRLDYNRKTDESATVETSRNFANKVWNASRFVILNLDDKTPEQLGVSASDDLELADRWILSRYHATTEALINQIEAYDLGAAAKQLYEFIWGDFCDWYIELVKPRLYGENAASRLVAQQTLAQVLEGILRLLHPFMPHLTEEIWHTLNQVGEDQFLAIQSFPQPQSELIQPELDREFQLMIDVIRTLRNLRAEAGLKPSQKITAILQSDSESERRNLEQSQAYIRDLTKTEALTIVEQLAEEPQALVGVTATVQVLLPLAGLVDLAALQAKLTRNLEKVEKEIKSLSGRLNSSNFVDKAPAEVVAETRENLLEAEKQAELLRDRLTRLQA from the coding sequence ATGACGACGAATGCCTCGCAATTGCAGACTCAATATAGCCCTGCTGCAACTGAGGTTCGGTGGCAGAAGTTATGGGAAGAATCTTCAGCTTTTAAAGCGAATAGTCAATCTTCGGCAGAACCTTACTGTATTGTGATTCCTCCGCCTAATGTGACAGGGAGTCTGCACATGGGCCATGCGTTTGAGGCATCGCTGATTGATGTCTTAATTCGTTTTCAGCGAATGCGTGGGAAAAATGCCCTTTGGCTCCCTGGAACCGATCATGCCAGTATTGCTGTTCAGACGATTCTTGATCGCCAACTTAAGGAAGAGGGATTGAGTCGTTATGATCTTGGGCGTGAAAAATTTCTAGAAAGAGCGTGGCAATGGAAAGCTGAATCTGGTGGAACTATTGTTGGCCAGCTACGCCGTTTAGGTGTTTCAGTTGACTGGAGTCGTGAGCGCTTCACGATGGATGAAGGACTCAGTCAAGCAGTTTTAGAAGCTTTTATTCAACTGTATGAGGAAGGCTTAATTTATCGCGGCCAATACCTTGTGAATTGGTGCCCTGCTTCTCAATCAGCAGTATCTGATTTAGAAGTAGAGATGAAAGAAGTTGACGGTTCACTCTGGCATCTTCGTTATCCATTGAGTGATGCTAGTGGCTTCCTCGAAGTTGCAACAACACGTCCTGAAACTATGCTAGGGGACACTGCAGTAGCGGTTAACCCCAATGACGATCGCTATCAGCATTTAATTGGAAAAACACTAACTTTGCCATTAGTCGGTCGTCAGATTCCAATCATTGCTGATGCTTGGGTTGAGTCTGATTTTGGGACTGGTTGTGTCAAAGTGACACCTGCGCATGACCCTAATGATTTTGCGATGGGCCAACGCCATCAATTACCGCTGATTACGGTGATGAACAAAGATGGCACGATGAATGAAAATGCGGGCGAGTTTGAAGGGCTCGATCGCTTTGAGGCTCGTAAAGCTGTTGTTGCCGCACTGGATAATGCCGGCTTCCTTGTCAAAGTAGAAGACTATCGGCACAGTGTTCCGATTAGCGATCGCGGCAAGGTTCCAGTTGAGCCGCTGTTATCGACTCAGTGGTTTGTCAAAATTGAGCCCTTGGCTCAACGAGCATTAGAAGCTTTGAATGGAGAAGAAGGCCCTCGTTTTGTACCTGAACGTTGGACTAAAGTCTATCGGGACTGGTTGGAAAATCTACGGGATTGGTGCATCTCTCGGCAGTTGTGGTGGGGGCACCAAATTCCTGCTTGGTACGCGGTGAGTGAAACGCATGGTGTTGTGACAGACTCAACACCTTTTGTGGTGGCTCGTTCTGCGGAAGAAGCGCAACAGAAGGCGATCGCCCAATTTGGTGCTGATGTCGTCCTGCAGCAGGATGAGGACGTTTTGGATACATGGTTCTCATCTGGTTTGTGGCCTTTTTCAACCTTAGGTTGGCCGAACCAAACGGAAGATCTGGAGACGTTTTACCCTACTAGTACCTTGGTAACTGGTTTCGACATCATCTTCTTCTGGGTGGCTCGGATGACGATGATGGCCGGTCACTTCACAGGCAAGATGCCGTTTAAGGATGTCTATATCCATGGTCTTGTCCGAGATGAAAACAATAAGAAAATGTCAAAATCAGCAGGCAATGGGATTGACCCGCTGATTTTGATTGATCGTTATGGGACGGATGCTCTCCGCTATGCCCTGATTCGTGAAGTGGTTGGGGCTGGACAGGATATTCGTCTGGACTACAACCGCAAGACAGATGAGTCAGCCACAGTTGAAACGAGCCGAAATTTTGCCAATAAAGTCTGGAATGCCAGTCGCTTTGTCATTCTCAATCTAGATGACAAAACACCTGAGCAACTAGGGGTTTCTGCCTCAGATGATCTCGAATTGGCCGATCGCTGGATTCTGAGTCGCTACCACGCTACTACAGAAGCTTTGATCAATCAGATTGAAGCGTATGACCTTGGTGCAGCAGCTAAACAACTCTATGAGTTTATTTGGGGCGACTTCTGCGATTGGTATATCGAACTAGTTAAACCCCGACTTTATGGCGAAAATGCTGCTTCCCGCTTAGTAGCCCAGCAGACTCTAGCCCAAGTCCTCGAAGGAATTCTGCGACTCTTACATCCTTTCATGCCGCACTTGACTGAGGAAATTTGGCACACGCTCAATCAAGTTGGGGAGGATCAGTTCTTAGCGATCCAGTCGTTCCCACAACCGCAATCTGAGTTAATTCAGCCTGAACTCGATCGCGAGTTTCAGTTGATGATTGATGTGATCCGAACGCTGCGTAACTTACGGGCTGAAGCGGGATTGAAGCCGAGTCAAAAAATTACGGCAATTCTTCAAAGCGATAGTGAGTCAGAGCGCCGTAATTTAGAACAGTCTCAAGCCTACATTCGGGATCTCACTAAGACTGAGGCGCTGACGATTGTGGAGCAGCTAGCTGAAGAACCGCAAGCACTTGTTGGAGTGACTGCTACGGTGCAAGTTCTCTTGCCCTTGGCGGGCCTTGTCGATCTAGCAGCATTACAAGCGAAACTGACTCGTAACTTGGAAAAAGTTGAGAAGGAAATCAAGTCTCTCTCGGGACGCTTGAATAGCTCTAACTTTGTTGATAAAGCACCTGCAGAAGTTGTTGCCGAAACGCGCGAAAATCTGCTGGAGGCTGAAAAACAAGCAGAACTTTTACGCGATCGCCTAACGCGACTGCAAGCCTAA